In Nocardioides sp. JS614, the sequence GTCGTGTTCGTGTCGTCCCCGCCGATGGTGTGCAGGACGTCGACGCCGTCCCTGGTCAGCTGCTCAGCCGCCACGTGCAGCGGGTCCTGACCCTCCTGGACGAGGCCGCGCTTGACGCAGTCCTTGACGTTCGTGAGCTTGACCCGGCTGTTGCCGATCGGGCTGCCGCCGTACCGGTGCAGCAGGTGAGCCTGGTCGCGCACCTCCGGGGTGATCGTGAGGTACCGGCCACCGAGCAGCCCGGCGTACCCATTGAGGTAGGCGATGATCTCGATCTCCGGCTCGACCTCGGTGTAGCGCTCGATCAGCGCTCCGACGGCCGAGGACAGGCACGGGGCCAGGCCCCCGGCGGTGAGCAGCGCAACGCGGCGGACGGTCATGGGGCTTCTGCTCTCTCTGCTCGGGGCCCCGGGGCGGGCACCTTTGGATCGTTCACAGTCACTACTTCGACTCTAGCCGGACCTAACCCTGCCCGGCCACCCCTCCGGCCGGGTCCTAAGCCACCAGCCTGCAGGTCGAACGGCACGGTAGGAAAGTCCCCGTGCCCTCGAGTTCCATGCCCCGGACCCACGCGGACCCGGTGCCGGTCGCCCTCACCCTCGACCCGGTCTCCTGGAGGGTGGTCAGGCCGGCAACGGCTCCTCGGCCCGGTTCGTGACCGCCTGAGCCGCGTGCGGAAGCACCCGGCCGAGCAGCACGGTCAGACCGGCACCGACCAGCGACATCACGACCAGCGCGACCCAGATCTGGGACGGGCCGCGGTCCAGGAGCCAGGCGAAGGCGACCGGCGCCACGGTGCTGGCCAGGTTCCAGGCCAGCTGGATCAGCGCGAGGTAGCGCCCGCGCAGGTGCTCCGGCGCGGCCTCCGCCGACAGCGCGCCGAGCACCGGCCCGCCGAGCAGCTCCCCCAGCGTGTAGATGCCCGAGCCGAGCACCACCACCGCCGCGGCGAGCCCGACCGAGAGCCGACTCGCGCCGAGCAGCACGACGAACGAGGCCGCGAACACCAGGTTGCTGAGCAGCAGCACCCGCCAGCGCAGCGCGCCGGTCATCGCCCGGACCGTCAGCCCCTGGCCGAAGCCCACCATCACGGTGTTCAGCGTGAACACCGCGCCGGTGACCCAGCCGGAGAGCCCGAGCACGGTGGTCGCATACACGGGCACCGCGAAGTTCAGCACCATCATCGCCGTCGAGTAGGCCATCTGGGTGACCCACAGCAGCCGGTACGGCCGGTCGCGCAGCACGGTGCCCCACGCGCCCTCGACCGCGCGGTGCGCGACACTCGCCGTCGGCGGCACGGCCAGCAGCAGGAGGAAGGCGACGACGTACGACACGGCGTTGGCCAGCACGACCGCCGAGTACGCCGTGGTGGTGCCGATCGTGATCGCGAGGCCGGACGCGAGCCCGCCGACCGCGAAGC encodes:
- a CDS encoding MFS transporter — encoded protein: MLDRIGAALGFPSVGNHRRFVTAIAIDAIGSGVFMPVSILYFLVTTDLSLVQVGAAISLASAVALPAGPLLGGLVDRYGAKHVLLAGNLLQTAGFVAYLATDSFVGLTLWTVVVTVGRTAFWGSYGNIVAAISAPGEREKWFGFLGALRNVGFAVGGLASGLAITIGTTTAYSAVVLANAVSYVVAFLLLLAVPPTASVAHRAVEGAWGTVLRDRPYRLLWVTQMAYSTAMMVLNFAVPVYATTVLGLSGWVTGAVFTLNTVMVGFGQGLTVRAMTGALRWRVLLLSNLVFAASFVVLLGASRLSVGLAAAVVVLGSGIYTLGELLGGPVLGALSAEAAPEHLRGRYLALIQLAWNLASTVAPVAFAWLLDRGPSQIWVALVVMSLVGAGLTVLLGRVLPHAAQAVTNRAEEPLPA